The Thermoplasmata archaeon genome includes a window with the following:
- a CDS encoding formate--tetrahydrofolate ligase, producing the protein MKRLEDVAADLGLTPGELVPYGPGMAKIPSSVVRARTGPARAKLILVTSMTPTAHGEGKTVTAIGTAMALARQGFRAVPCLRQPSFGPVFGTKGGATGGGRATVEPSAEINLGLTGDLYAIASAQNLLASMVDNHLHYGNDFEIDPDRITVPRAIDLDDRALRRVRVGLGGTASGPERSDGFVIAAASEVAAIQCLSRDLDDLHARLDGMLVGFSRAGRPIRASDLGAGGAMTAILRHAMEPNLVQTAEGTPALVHAGPFANLGPGTASVSSVRLALSLADYVLVEAGFASELGAEKFVDLVGPSGGFQPVAAVVVATVDALRHHGRTLSSDPPVTGPDAIRRGLANLDRHLANVRTLGLEPVVAVNEHPHDTPEELAVLEEHLRSQGVRWARSTAYADGGAGAEVLATEVRGVAAQGRAARPIFAADLPVTEKLLTVARALYGARGVASLPQAMMDLEALESVGLGRGPLCVAKTQLSLSDDAHRLGAPQAFDVRVHSWHPWAGAGFALASLGEILSMPGLPQDPAARHIGVNGTGEVTGLL; encoded by the coding sequence ATGAAGCGCCTCGAGGACGTCGCTGCCGATCTTGGCCTAACGCCGGGGGAGCTCGTCCCATACGGTCCCGGCATGGCCAAGATCCCTTCCTCGGTCGTCCGTGCGCGGACGGGTCCCGCGCGGGCCAAGTTGATCCTCGTGACGTCCATGACTCCGACGGCTCACGGAGAGGGAAAGACCGTCACCGCGATCGGGACGGCGATGGCGCTCGCGCGTCAAGGATTCCGGGCCGTCCCCTGCCTACGGCAGCCATCGTTCGGCCCGGTCTTCGGCACCAAGGGGGGCGCGACAGGCGGCGGACGCGCCACGGTCGAGCCGAGCGCGGAGATCAACCTCGGCCTGACCGGCGACCTGTACGCCATCGCCAGCGCTCAGAACCTTCTAGCGTCCATGGTCGACAATCACCTCCATTATGGCAACGATTTCGAGATCGATCCCGACCGGATCACGGTCCCTCGCGCGATCGATCTCGACGATCGGGCGCTGCGCCGCGTTCGCGTGGGGCTCGGCGGCACCGCGAGCGGTCCGGAGCGCTCGGATGGCTTTGTGATCGCGGCCGCCTCGGAGGTTGCAGCGATCCAATGCCTCTCGCGCGATCTCGACGACCTCCATGCCCGGCTCGATGGAATGCTCGTGGGCTTCTCGCGCGCGGGACGCCCCATTCGGGCCTCGGACCTGGGTGCGGGGGGCGCGATGACGGCGATCCTCCGACACGCGATGGAGCCGAACTTGGTCCAGACCGCCGAGGGGACCCCCGCGCTCGTGCACGCTGGACCGTTCGCGAATCTGGGCCCCGGCACGGCGAGCGTGAGCTCGGTCCGGCTGGCCCTTTCGCTCGCGGATTACGTCCTGGTCGAGGCCGGGTTCGCTTCCGAGCTCGGAGCGGAAAAGTTCGTCGACCTCGTCGGGCCCAGTGGCGGATTCCAACCCGTCGCCGCCGTCGTCGTGGCCACGGTCGATGCTCTCCGCCACCACGGTCGGACCCTTTCTTCGGATCCTCCGGTGACGGGCCCCGACGCGATCCGGCGCGGGCTCGCCAACCTCGATCGACATCTGGCCAACGTACGTACGCTCGGGCTCGAACCGGTCGTCGCGGTGAACGAACACCCTCACGACACGCCCGAGGAGCTCGCCGTTCTCGAAGAGCATCTCCGCTCCCAGGGGGTGCGCTGGGCGCGCTCCACCGCGTACGCGGACGGTGGGGCCGGCGCAGAGGTCCTCGCCACGGAAGTGCGAGGCGTAGCCGCTCAAGGACGGGCCGCCCGTCCGATCTTTGCGGCGGACCTACCGGTGACCGAGAAGCTTCTCACCGTCGCCCGAGCGCTCTACGGGGCCCGCGGGGTGGCCTCCCTACCCCAGGCGATGATGGATCTCGAGGCCCTCGAATCGGTGGGGCTCGGCCGAGGGCCGCTGTGCGTCGCCAAGACCCAGCTTTCGCTGTCCGATGATGCGCATCGTCTCGGCGCACCTCAGGCGTTCGACGTCCGGGTCCACTCCTGGCACCCGTGGGCCGGGGCGGGGTTCGCGCTCGCATCGCTGGGCGAGATCCTCAGCATGCCGGGCCTTCCCCAGGACCCGGCCGCGCGGCATATCGGTGTGAACGGCACCGGAGAGGTCACCGGCCTTCTCTGA
- the tnpA gene encoding IS200/IS605 family transposase yields the protein MVEIKSASSAVYELAYHIVWCPKYRKNLPEAVQRGLRTCIRSVAEARGWEVKELEVMPDHIHLFIEAPPSESPTGIVKVLKGTTGVVMFREHPTLKLTFPHGHLWSPSYYVGSVGRVSEETVARYVRDQKLRVPGRPKGRASSPQQVGGSPPA from the coding sequence ATGGTGGAGATCAAGAGCGCCAGTTCCGCCGTCTACGAACTGGCCTACCACATCGTCTGGTGTCCCAAGTACCGGAAGAATCTCCCCGAGGCGGTCCAACGCGGGTTGAGGACGTGTATCCGGTCCGTCGCCGAGGCTCGAGGTTGGGAGGTCAAGGAGTTGGAGGTCATGCCGGACCACATCCATCTGTTTATCGAGGCACCGCCCTCCGAGTCGCCGACCGGCATCGTCAAGGTGTTGAAGGGAACGACGGGTGTCGTGATGTTCCGCGAGCATCCCACGCTCAAGCTCACGTTCCCGCACGGACATCTCTGGAGCCCGAGCTACTACGTCGGGTCGGTGGGCCGCGTCTCCGAAGAGACGGTCGCCCGATACGTCCGAGACCAGAAGCTCCGAGTGCCCGGAAGACCCAAGGGGCGGGCTTCCTCCCCCCAACAAGTTGGGGGGTCTCCGCCCGCGTGA